A single region of the Arthrobacter sp. V1I7 genome encodes:
- a CDS encoding permease prefix domain 1-containing protein codes for MPSHAELEAQIDRWRGYVQRSQTISHADVDELEDHLREQIADRQATGLDDEEAFLVAIKRLGNLDAVSHEFAREHSDRLWKQLVLVPEASDDADTPPWRELAVVLTLAVGAGVAVKAGVVWIHDDAALTRNLGLLVFPFLAAYFAWKRRLTGAVAATLLVPFAALAVALNLYPFAAGGPTAMLAALHAPVILWLLAGVAYAGGRWRSDKRRMDFVRFTGELAIYFTLLALGGAVLIALTLATLQLIGTDFEPVLEDWILPFAVPGALLVAVWLVEAKQHVVENIAPVLTRVFTPLTVAMLLVLLAVLATAGGFVDIDRNLLILMDAILVLVLCLLLYSISARDPLAPPGLFDALQLVLVVAALAVDAVMLAAMLTRIAEFGYSPNKIAALGLNLLLLVHLFRAGWLAVGFLRGPRPFTAVERWQTRYLPVYGLWATVVVVFFPPVFGFV; via the coding sequence ATGCCATCGCACGCTGAGCTGGAGGCCCAGATCGACCGGTGGCGCGGATACGTTCAGCGGAGCCAGACGATCTCCCACGCCGACGTCGACGAACTGGAGGACCACCTGCGCGAGCAGATTGCCGACCGGCAGGCGACCGGCCTCGATGACGAGGAGGCCTTCCTCGTCGCCATCAAGCGCCTGGGAAACCTCGACGCCGTCTCACACGAGTTTGCCCGCGAACACTCCGACCGGCTGTGGAAGCAGCTTGTCCTGGTGCCGGAGGCTTCCGACGACGCCGACACGCCACCGTGGCGCGAGCTGGCCGTCGTCCTCACGCTCGCCGTCGGAGCGGGAGTGGCGGTCAAGGCCGGTGTTGTGTGGATCCACGACGACGCAGCACTGACGCGCAACCTGGGACTGCTCGTCTTCCCATTCCTGGCTGCGTACTTCGCGTGGAAGCGCCGCTTGACCGGCGCGGTGGCAGCGACATTGCTTGTCCCATTTGCCGCTCTGGCAGTCGCGCTAAACCTCTACCCGTTCGCCGCGGGCGGCCCGACCGCGATGCTCGCCGCACTGCACGCCCCGGTCATCCTGTGGCTGCTGGCCGGAGTGGCCTACGCCGGAGGGAGGTGGCGGTCCGACAAGCGACGCATGGACTTCGTCCGATTCACCGGCGAGCTCGCTATCTACTTCACGCTGCTTGCGCTCGGCGGCGCAGTGCTGATCGCACTCACACTCGCGACCCTCCAGCTCATTGGCACCGACTTCGAACCGGTCCTGGAAGACTGGATCCTACCGTTCGCGGTGCCCGGAGCGCTCCTGGTCGCCGTCTGGCTCGTCGAAGCCAAGCAGCACGTCGTCGAAAACATCGCCCCCGTCCTCACCCGCGTTTTCACACCCCTGACAGTTGCCATGCTGCTGGTCCTTCTGGCCGTCCTTGCTACCGCGGGCGGCTTCGTCGACATCGACCGCAACCTGCTGATCCTCATGGACGCGATCCTCGTGCTTGTCCTGTGCCTGCTGCTCTACTCGATCTCCGCCCGCGACCCGCTCGCACCTCCCGGACTATTCGATGCTCTGCAGTTGGTCCTCGTCGTCGCGGCCCTCGCTGTGGATGCCGTGATGCTGGCTGCGATGCTCACCCGTATCGCCGAGTTCGGCTACAGCCCGAACAAGATCGCCGCGCTTGGCCTGAACCTTCTACTGCTGGTGCACCTGTTCCGGGCGGGCTGGCTCGCCGTCGGATTCCTGCGCGGTCCACGCCCGTTTACCGCGGTCGAGCGCTGGCAAACACGGTACCTGCCGGTCTACGGCCTCTGGGCTACCGTCGTGGTCGTGTTCTTCCCGCCGGTATTCGGCTTCGTCTAA
- a CDS encoding iron chelate uptake ABC transporter family permease subunit: MSPASRYASGNRDGGADTAVRVVSPVTDGPAKQGSPGGVRRRLRWRLIFLLGAVAVLFASALLSLGVGAKFIAAGTILEAFTNFQDTADHAIVLQNRLPRTLLGICAGMALGAAGALIQGITRNPLADPGILGVNAGASFAIVIAIGVFGVTTLSGYIWCAFAGAILTTIAVYLIGTSGRNVVNPVRLTLAGVALGAVLTGVGSGLTLLNPTAFDHLRSWSVGSLDTRNMDTVLAVAPFMAAGLVVALFAMHGMNAVALGEDLATALGSSVNRTRILGVVAITLLSGSATAAAGAIGFVGLMVPHVARWIVGPDQRWILTATLVLSPILLLIADVVGRVAVPGELQVGVVTAFIGAPVLIWLARRRKVSGL, translated from the coding sequence ATGTCGCCCGCGTCCCGGTACGCGTCTGGAAACCGCGATGGTGGAGCCGACACAGCTGTCCGTGTCGTCTCCCCGGTGACGGACGGCCCTGCGAAGCAGGGTAGCCCCGGCGGTGTTCGCCGCAGGCTCCGCTGGCGGCTTATTTTCCTTCTCGGTGCCGTCGCGGTTTTGTTTGCCTCCGCACTCTTGAGTCTCGGCGTGGGCGCAAAGTTCATCGCGGCTGGAACCATCCTGGAGGCCTTCACAAACTTCCAGGACACTGCCGACCACGCCATCGTTCTCCAGAACCGGCTGCCCAGGACCCTGTTGGGGATTTGCGCTGGCATGGCACTGGGCGCGGCAGGAGCTTTGATCCAGGGAATCACGCGAAACCCTTTGGCCGATCCCGGCATCCTTGGGGTCAATGCCGGCGCATCCTTTGCCATTGTCATTGCCATCGGCGTCTTCGGTGTCACGACGCTGAGCGGCTACATTTGGTGCGCGTTCGCAGGTGCCATCCTGACGACCATCGCCGTGTACCTGATCGGCACCTCGGGCCGGAACGTGGTGAACCCTGTCCGCCTGACACTGGCAGGGGTCGCACTGGGAGCGGTGCTGACGGGGGTCGGCTCCGGGTTGACGCTCCTGAATCCGACGGCTTTCGACCACCTGCGCTCCTGGAGCGTCGGATCCTTGGACACCCGCAACATGGACACGGTCCTTGCTGTCGCGCCGTTCATGGCCGCAGGGCTGGTGGTGGCCCTGTTCGCGATGCACGGCATGAATGCCGTCGCTCTCGGCGAGGATTTGGCCACGGCACTGGGCAGCAGCGTCAACCGCACCCGGATCCTGGGCGTTGTGGCCATCACGCTGCTCAGCGGTTCGGCCACGGCCGCGGCCGGTGCCATCGGTTTTGTCGGCTTGATGGTCCCTCACGTGGCCCGGTGGATCGTCGGGCCGGATCAGCGGTGGATCCTCACGGCAACCCTCGTGCTCTCACCCATCCTGTTACTCATCGCCGACGTCGTGGGCAGGGTCGCCGTGCCGGGCGAACTCCAGGTCGGCGTCGTGACCGCATTCATCGGTGCCCCCGTGCTCATATGGCTGGCACGCCGCAGGAAAGTGAGCGGACTATGA
- the nagB gene encoding glucosamine-6-phosphate deaminase: MQIILCESVEDVGVRAADIIEARVRQGPAVLGLATGGSPKSTYQELIRRHREEQLSFDQVTAFTLDEYAGLPPEHEQSYYSTIRREFTDHVDLPLGQLVTPQGDAPDLIAEAERYDAAIVAAGGVDVQILGIGANGHIGFNEPTSSLASRTRVKTLAGATRADNARYFPEGDVPRLCLTQGLGTIREAKLAVLVAMGENKAAAVQAMVEGPVSAHCPASVLQLHRRAVIILDPLAASQLSMQEYYREAQEFNDQLDHSPTRPWL; encoded by the coding sequence GTGCAGATTATTCTGTGTGAGTCCGTTGAGGATGTAGGGGTCCGGGCCGCGGACATCATCGAAGCCCGGGTCCGGCAGGGACCGGCGGTACTGGGACTGGCCACCGGTGGTTCACCGAAATCCACCTATCAGGAACTCATCCGGCGGCACCGCGAAGAACAGCTCAGCTTCGACCAGGTCACCGCCTTCACCCTGGACGAGTACGCCGGGCTGCCCCCGGAGCACGAACAGTCCTACTACTCCACCATCCGGCGGGAATTCACCGATCATGTCGACCTGCCCCTGGGTCAGCTCGTCACTCCGCAAGGGGACGCCCCGGACCTGATCGCCGAGGCTGAGCGCTACGACGCTGCCATCGTGGCGGCGGGCGGCGTGGACGTCCAGATCCTGGGCATCGGGGCCAACGGCCACATCGGCTTCAACGAACCCACGTCCTCCCTGGCCTCCCGTACCAGGGTGAAGACGCTGGCCGGAGCCACCCGCGCGGACAACGCCCGGTACTTCCCGGAGGGTGATGTTCCGCGGCTATGCCTGACCCAGGGCCTTGGAACCATCCGCGAAGCGAAGCTGGCCGTACTCGTGGCCATGGGAGAGAACAAGGCTGCCGCCGTTCAGGCCATGGTGGAAGGACCGGTCAGCGCCCACTGCCCCGCCTCAGTGCTGCAGTTGCACCGTCGGGCAGTGATCATCCTCGACCCCCTGGCCGCTTCCCAGCTGTCAATGCAGGAGTACTACCGCGAAGCCCAGGAATTCAACGACCAACTGGACCACAGCCCCACAAGGCCCTGGCTCTGA
- a CDS encoding glucose PTS transporter subunit EIIB: MGFLDSKKGLVLVRRGRIQYSHFQVVITSDTHHCEVRQVRLSTSGRTKSLKKDPAVATRKTTRGVDMSKAEIILAALGGADNVEEIEGCITRLRTEVIDAGRVDEAALKAAGAHGVMMTGTVVQVVVGPEAESLAEDIQDLM, encoded by the coding sequence ATGGGGTTCCTCGATTCAAAGAAGGGCTTGGTGCTTGTGCGTCGGGGCCGGATTCAGTACAGTCATTTCCAAGTGGTTATAACCAGTGATACCCATCACTGTGAAGTGCGGCAGGTCCGGTTGTCAACCTCAGGGCGGACAAAAAGCCTAAAAAAGGACCCGGCCGTGGCCACCAGGAAAACAACAAGAGGAGTGGACATGTCCAAAGCAGAAATCATCCTCGCCGCCCTTGGCGGCGCCGACAATGTGGAAGAGATCGAGGGGTGCATCACGCGGCTGCGCACCGAAGTGATCGACGCCGGGCGGGTGGACGAGGCCGCGCTCAAGGCCGCCGGCGCGCACGGCGTGATGATGACCGGCACCGTCGTGCAGGTGGTCGTCGGACCCGAAGCCGAGAGCCTGGCCGAGGACATCCAGGACCTGATGTGA
- a CDS encoding PTS glucose transporter subunit IIA, with the protein MSTAALAGAISVASPLPGRLIPLNEVPDPVFAKGLVGGGAAVIPDDEAGVLTAVAPLDGRVIKVMPHAYIVQHASGPAVLVHVGIDTVGLKGEGFTVIAQKGDEVRAGDPMISVDVTLVRSKNLSMCSPVVVLDTKPEAVDSPAAGGRVEAGGHLFNFPGK; encoded by the coding sequence GTGAGCACGGCAGCACTGGCCGGGGCCATCAGCGTCGCCTCACCCCTGCCCGGGCGGCTCATTCCCCTGAATGAAGTGCCGGACCCGGTGTTCGCCAAGGGGCTCGTCGGCGGAGGGGCCGCCGTCATCCCCGACGACGAAGCCGGCGTGCTCACCGCCGTCGCTCCCCTGGACGGCCGCGTCATCAAGGTCATGCCGCACGCCTACATCGTCCAGCACGCCTCCGGGCCCGCGGTGCTGGTCCACGTCGGAATTGACACCGTGGGGCTGAAGGGCGAGGGCTTCACCGTGATCGCGCAAAAGGGCGACGAGGTCCGCGCGGGTGACCCCATGATCAGCGTGGACGTCACACTGGTCCGCTCCAAAAACCTCAGCATGTGCAGCCCGGTGGTGGTGCTGGACACCAAACCGGAGGCCGTGGACTCCCCGGCGGCCGGGGGCCGCGTGGAAGCGGGCGGGCACTTGTTCAACTTTCCCGGAAAATAG
- a CDS encoding PfkB family carbohydrate kinase: protein MHPHPTTACPDPDVIVVGEALIDIIQTADGFEEFPGGSALNVASGLARLGVPTALLTAPERRRRPPPCEVARAVVLAVV, encoded by the coding sequence ATGCACCCCCACCCAACCACCGCATGCCCGGATCCGGACGTCATCGTCGTCGGAGAGGCACTCATCGACATCATCCAGACGGCCGACGGCTTCGAAGAATTCCCCGGCGGATCGGCGCTGAACGTCGCCTCCGGGCTGGCCCGGCTGGGCGTCCCCACTGCCCTTCTCACCGCTCCAGAACGCCGACGGCGCCCGCCACCTTGCGAAGTGGCGCGCGCCGTCGTTCTTGCTGTGGTCTAG
- a CDS encoding copper homeostasis protein CutC codes for MELEIAVVSAEGAGIAAAEGAGRIELCSSLELGGITPSQGLMDAAAERSAGRLEIHPLIRCRPGGFIYSAAELDTMGREAQHLLMQGAHGVVFGALTPGGEVDLTATRRLVECVRNAKPTAQLTFHRAVDQIPKVEAALDVLIGLGFTRVLSSGQAASAGAGQETLARMARFSAGRLQIMAGGGLRIPDIPTMKRSGLDAVHLSAKKTVSTLRPGAVFMDPRNGTDPTAYHVTDAEIVRAARAACDW; via the coding sequence GTGGAACTTGAAATTGCAGTGGTCAGCGCTGAGGGTGCCGGAATCGCCGCCGCTGAGGGTGCCGGCCGGATCGAATTATGCAGCAGCCTTGAACTCGGCGGGATCACGCCGTCGCAGGGCCTGATGGACGCAGCAGCGGAGCGTTCAGCCGGCCGGCTGGAGATCCATCCGCTGATCAGGTGCCGCCCTGGCGGATTCATCTACTCCGCCGCGGAACTGGACACCATGGGACGCGAGGCTCAACACCTGCTGATGCAAGGTGCACACGGGGTCGTATTTGGAGCCCTGACGCCTGGAGGTGAAGTGGATCTCACCGCCACCCGCCGTCTCGTTGAGTGCGTCCGGAACGCAAAACCCACGGCGCAACTTACGTTCCACCGGGCGGTCGATCAGATCCCGAAGGTGGAAGCAGCCCTCGACGTGCTGATAGGCCTCGGCTTCACCAGGGTTTTGAGCTCCGGCCAGGCTGCTTCGGCGGGAGCCGGCCAGGAAACCCTGGCACGCATGGCCCGGTTCTCTGCCGGCCGCCTTCAGATCATGGCCGGCGGTGGACTCAGGATTCCGGACATTCCCACCATGAAACGCTCCGGCCTGGACGCCGTGCACCTGTCCGCCAAGAAGACTGTGTCCACCCTCCGGCCCGGCGCAGTATTCATGGACCCTCGGAATGGAACTGATCCCACCGCCTATCACGTAACGGACGCCGAGATTGTCCGGGCTGCCCGCGCAGCGTGCGACTGGTAG
- a CDS encoding LacI family DNA-binding transcriptional regulator, translated as MTNKAVGIKDVAAAAGVSVTTVSHVLNEVAYARVGTETRERVQEVARRLGYGPNRLAQALRTQRSGMIGFISEEIATTPHAGRIILGAEETARAHGYNIMIINAASTGTQDSREHDVAALLDRQVDGVLYATMYHRKIKVPDNLAGLPAVLVDSEDIGKTICSVIPDEEGGARAAVQTLIDAGHTRIGMINNTDDVPATHSRLQAFQSTLADAGLAFRPDFVQSEHSEVPGGYEAAMRLLSPEDRPTAVFCYNDRMAMGAYRAAGELGLKIPDDVSFVGFDNQQLIAENLHPGLTTVALPHYEMGAWATRNLIEAIEGKTDLGLFAAHPTIIECPLVIRESVSAPKR; from the coding sequence ATGACCAATAAAGCAGTCGGTATCAAGGACGTGGCGGCAGCAGCCGGTGTTTCTGTCACGACCGTCTCCCACGTCCTCAATGAGGTGGCGTACGCCCGGGTGGGCACGGAGACCAGGGAACGGGTCCAGGAGGTGGCCCGCCGGCTGGGCTACGGACCGAACCGGCTGGCCCAGGCGCTGCGGACCCAACGCTCCGGCATGATCGGCTTCATCAGCGAGGAGATCGCCACCACGCCCCACGCGGGCCGGATCATTCTCGGCGCAGAGGAAACGGCCCGGGCCCACGGGTACAACATCATGATCATCAACGCGGCGAGCACGGGGACCCAGGACAGCCGGGAACACGACGTCGCAGCCCTGCTGGACCGGCAGGTGGACGGCGTTCTCTACGCCACGATGTACCACCGCAAAATCAAGGTCCCGGACAACCTCGCAGGGCTTCCGGCGGTCCTGGTCGACTCCGAGGACATCGGCAAGACCATCTGCTCGGTGATCCCGGACGAAGAGGGCGGGGCCCGGGCCGCGGTCCAGACCCTGATCGATGCCGGCCACACCAGGATCGGCATGATCAACAACACGGATGACGTCCCGGCCACCCATTCCCGGCTCCAGGCGTTCCAAAGCACCCTCGCCGACGCCGGCCTGGCGTTCCGTCCGGACTTCGTGCAGTCAGAGCACTCGGAAGTCCCCGGCGGCTACGAAGCCGCGATGCGGCTGCTGTCCCCGGAGGACAGGCCGACGGCGGTTTTCTGCTACAACGACCGCATGGCCATGGGCGCCTACCGTGCCGCCGGAGAACTGGGACTCAAGATCCCTGACGATGTCTCGTTCGTGGGCTTCGACAACCAGCAACTGATCGCCGAAAACCTCCACCCCGGGCTCACCACCGTAGCCCTCCCCCACTACGAAATGGGCGCCTGGGCCACGCGGAACCTCATCGAAGCCATCGAGGGCAAAACAGACCTCGGCCTGTTTGCCGCCCACCCCACCATCATCGAGTGCCCTCTCGTGATCCGGGAGTCCGTCTCGGCTCCCAAGCGCTAG
- a CDS encoding PadR family transcriptional regulator gives MRIDKDLVAASATPLVLGILSDGDLYGYAILKRVSELSGGGMQWTDGMLYPLLHRLERLGYVSSSWGTSDAGRRRKHYTITPAGREALAERQEQWTVVADALRQVWQTTQRRSAAVEGWA, from the coding sequence GTGCGCATTGATAAAGACCTGGTCGCCGCCTCGGCCACCCCGCTTGTGCTCGGTATCCTGTCGGACGGCGACCTGTACGGCTATGCAATCCTCAAGCGCGTGAGTGAGCTGTCGGGCGGTGGCATGCAGTGGACCGACGGGATGCTCTACCCGCTACTGCACCGTCTCGAGCGGCTCGGCTACGTCTCCTCCTCGTGGGGCACCTCCGACGCCGGTCGCCGGCGCAAGCACTACACAATCACGCCAGCAGGCCGGGAAGCCCTCGCCGAGCGGCAGGAGCAGTGGACCGTCGTCGCCGACGCGCTGCGGCAGGTGTGGCAGACAACGCAGCGGCGCTCTGCCGCGGTGGAGGGGTGGGCGTAA
- a CDS encoding N-acetylglucosamine-6-phosphate deacetylase: MRADLTLPLNADGGLGLRGRLVTGRPGEETIDDGTVVVAGAAILWCGPTADLPSGIDVEIEQVPLILPGLVDVHCHGAVGHTFSADAEGARLAAAHHAAQGTTSVLASLVSAPSPVLLEQIAVLRGLVQDGTLAGLHLEGPFIAKSMCGAQDPAAIIDGDPALLTRWLEAGQGTVRSITLAPETAHFAELVQLCREYGVVPSLGHTNATAARTREALASSPDSGPGNAGPGDAGPWSATHLFNRMPPLGHRAPGPIAVLLQAARQSPEKMVVELVADGIHLDPEIVRMVFDLVGRRSIALVTDAMAAAGMPDGPYTLGRLDVLVQDRVARLAPAVDGGQPGAIAGATSRLLENVRRCVEWGIPLDDAVMAASTTPARLMDLDQVGSITEGRRADLLVTTEELELLQVYRAGTPLTQERNTRADYSV, from the coding sequence ATGCGAGCTGACCTGACACTGCCACTGAACGCCGACGGCGGGCTGGGGCTGCGGGGCCGCCTCGTCACCGGCCGCCCCGGCGAAGAAACGATCGACGACGGCACCGTGGTGGTGGCCGGGGCCGCCATCCTGTGGTGCGGCCCCACGGCAGACCTTCCATCCGGCATCGACGTCGAAATCGAGCAGGTGCCGCTCATCCTGCCCGGACTCGTGGACGTGCACTGCCACGGCGCCGTGGGACACACGTTCTCCGCGGATGCGGAGGGTGCACGCCTGGCCGCGGCCCATCACGCCGCCCAGGGAACGACGTCGGTGCTCGCCTCACTCGTCTCGGCGCCCTCACCCGTGCTGCTGGAACAGATCGCGGTCCTGCGGGGGCTGGTGCAGGACGGCACCCTGGCAGGCCTGCACCTGGAGGGTCCGTTCATCGCCAAGAGCATGTGCGGAGCCCAGGACCCGGCGGCCATCATCGACGGCGACCCGGCGCTCCTGACCCGGTGGCTCGAGGCGGGACAGGGCACAGTGCGTTCGATCACCCTCGCCCCCGAAACCGCGCACTTTGCCGAACTGGTGCAGCTTTGCCGGGAGTATGGCGTGGTCCCGTCCCTCGGTCACACCAACGCCACGGCGGCCAGGACGAGGGAAGCACTCGCGAGTTCGCCGGACAGCGGTCCGGGCAACGCCGGTCCGGGCGATGCGGGTCCATGGTCGGCTACGCACCTGTTCAACCGGATGCCCCCGCTGGGCCACCGGGCGCCCGGGCCCATCGCGGTCCTGCTGCAGGCGGCCCGGCAGTCTCCGGAAAAGATGGTGGTGGAGCTGGTTGCCGACGGCATACATCTGGACCCGGAGATCGTCCGCATGGTCTTCGACCTGGTGGGCCGGCGGTCGATTGCACTGGTCACGGATGCGATGGCGGCGGCGGGAATGCCGGACGGCCCGTACACCCTGGGCCGCCTGGACGTGCTGGTTCAGGACCGCGTTGCCCGGCTGGCCCCAGCGGTGGACGGAGGGCAGCCTGGGGCGATCGCCGGCGCGACGAGCCGGCTGCTGGAAAACGTGCGCCGCTGCGTTGAGTGGGGCATCCCCCTCGACGACGCCGTCATGGCTGCTTCCACCACCCCGGCCCGGCTGATGGACCTCGACCAAGTTGGCTCCATCACGGAAGGGCGCAGGGCGGACCTGCTGGTCACCACCGAAGAACTTGAACTGTTGCAGGTCTACCGCGCCGGCACACCGCTAACGCAGGAAAGGAATACGCGTGCAGATTATTCTGTGTGA
- a CDS encoding metallophosphoesterase, producing MHFTAQGDIGVGTGAKKVLDVIAGLDPQLNLALGDFSYKAGLEDEFCDMVTGKLGADFPYQLITGNHESNGEDGDIEKFVRCLPNKLPGLEGEYGTQWRVDVPEQNPVVRFIMVSPGIDFKNGQPLDYSRGSERWRWTAEAIDQARSEGIPWTVVGMHALCFSVGEKSCQAGKDFTNMLIDKKVDLVLSGHDHIYQRSHQVGFGGRCSELVPAKFSATCMTDKDGDMVQGSGTVFVTVGVGGVGLYNVKNNDPEAGYFSTWSGKNRNPALGTLDVTASAEKLDARFVPAEGHSFTDVFTLQRK from the coding sequence GTGCACTTTACCGCCCAGGGAGACATCGGCGTCGGGACGGGGGCAAAAAAGGTGCTGGACGTCATCGCGGGTCTCGACCCCCAACTCAATCTTGCCCTCGGGGATTTTAGCTATAAGGCCGGACTCGAGGACGAATTCTGCGACATGGTCACCGGCAAATTGGGCGCCGACTTCCCGTATCAGTTGATTACCGGAAACCACGAGAGCAACGGGGAGGACGGAGATATCGAGAAATTCGTCCGTTGCCTTCCGAACAAGTTGCCCGGCCTTGAGGGCGAGTACGGGACGCAGTGGCGCGTTGACGTCCCGGAGCAGAATCCGGTGGTGCGATTCATCATGGTGTCCCCGGGAATCGATTTTAAGAACGGGCAGCCCCTCGATTATTCGCGGGGAAGTGAACGCTGGCGCTGGACTGCGGAAGCCATCGATCAGGCACGATCAGAGGGAATCCCCTGGACCGTGGTCGGAATGCATGCCCTGTGCTTCAGCGTGGGTGAGAAAAGCTGCCAGGCCGGCAAGGACTTCACGAACATGTTGATCGACAAGAAGGTGGACCTCGTTTTGTCCGGTCATGACCACATCTATCAGCGATCGCATCAGGTGGGGTTCGGCGGCAGGTGCTCGGAGCTCGTCCCCGCCAAGTTTTCCGCCACGTGCATGACTGACAAAGACGGCGATATGGTGCAGGGCTCAGGAACGGTTTTTGTCACCGTCGGCGTCGGGGGTGTTGGTCTCTACAATGTGAAAAACAACGATCCTGAAGCCGGCTACTTCTCCACCTGGTCGGGCAAGAATCGGAATCCTGCCCTCGGCACGCTGGACGTCACCGCCTCGGCGGAGAAGCTCGACGCGCGGTTCGTTCCGGCTGAGGGCCACAGCTTCACGGACGTCTTCACACTCCAGCGAAAATAG
- a CDS encoding ABC transporter substrate-binding protein, whose translation MRHLAARLAGSVLVLGLVAGCGSAAGAGSPAGSTDVATGGSKFSTADQETAKLGTDAAPGEFPRVIKHANGETKLEKKPSRVVVLDTGELDDVLSLGITPVGIPTTDGKNSIPSYLADKVKDAATVGTIQSLNLEAIAALKPDLILGSQLRADKLYPQLSAIAPTVFSIRPGFPWKENFLLVGDSVGEESKAVKVLNDYQGQADALKKDLTGDPKISLVRFLPGKIRLYANKSLIGVILKDAGLSRPENQNIDELAAEVSAENIEQADSDWIFYSSYGDPAATGETSVVEGAVWPRLSAVKAGNAKAVNDDVWFLGLGPTGAQLILKDLRDVLVGN comes from the coding sequence CTGCGGCACCTGGCGGCGCGGCTTGCCGGCTCCGTCCTTGTCCTCGGGCTGGTCGCCGGTTGCGGTAGTGCTGCTGGCGCCGGATCCCCGGCAGGCAGTACAGATGTTGCCACCGGTGGTTCCAAGTTCAGCACGGCCGACCAGGAGACAGCCAAGCTCGGCACGGACGCCGCTCCCGGCGAATTCCCCCGCGTCATCAAGCACGCAAACGGCGAAACAAAGCTGGAGAAGAAGCCCAGCCGCGTGGTGGTCCTGGATACCGGTGAACTGGACGACGTGCTGTCCCTCGGCATCACCCCCGTAGGCATCCCCACCACGGACGGCAAGAACTCCATCCCCAGCTACCTGGCCGACAAGGTCAAGGATGCTGCCACCGTCGGTACTATCCAGAGCCTCAACCTGGAAGCGATCGCCGCGCTCAAGCCGGACCTGATCCTCGGCAGCCAGCTCCGTGCGGACAAGCTCTACCCGCAGCTTTCTGCCATTGCCCCGACTGTCTTCAGCATTCGCCCGGGCTTCCCCTGGAAGGAGAATTTCCTCCTGGTGGGCGACTCCGTTGGTGAGGAAAGCAAGGCCGTCAAGGTCCTCAACGACTACCAGGGCCAGGCAGACGCGCTCAAGAAGGACCTCACCGGCGATCCAAAGATCTCCCTGGTCAGGTTCCTTCCCGGCAAGATCCGCCTCTACGCCAACAAATCGCTCATCGGCGTCATTCTCAAGGACGCGGGCCTGAGCCGCCCGGAAAACCAGAACATCGATGAGTTGGCTGCGGAAGTCTCGGCCGAGAACATCGAACAGGCCGATTCGGACTGGATCTTCTACAGCAGCTACGGCGACCCTGCCGCCACCGGCGAGACCTCGGTGGTCGAAGGCGCGGTCTGGCCGCGGCTCAGCGCCGTCAAGGCGGGTAACGCAAAGGCTGTCAACGACGACGTGTGGTTCCTTGGCCTCGGCCCCACCGGCGCCCAGCTGATCCTGAAGGACCTGCGCGACGTGCTGGTCGGCAACTAG
- a CDS encoding GntR family transcriptional regulator: MDTAGELKHVWVRKQIQDLVATTLRPGDALLGERQLEEQFGVSRITVRRAISDLVQEGALVRIKGKGTFVSHGRVRSTLHLASFNEDMRAAGFEPGTRVITARTAVPPGPAAEHLQLAPGREAYQISRLRLANGTPVSVDESWLPPRLLPGLLSEDLTGSLYRVLAAFGHPVQHVEQTVEAAAAPEVTAALLDIAPGAPVLLFHRRSFTGPDDPGIPIEYSISTYRSDRYQVSMRLGLG; encoded by the coding sequence ATGGATACGGCAGGGGAACTGAAACACGTCTGGGTCCGCAAGCAGATCCAGGACCTGGTGGCCACCACCCTGCGGCCCGGCGACGCCCTGCTGGGCGAACGCCAGCTTGAAGAGCAGTTCGGCGTCTCCCGCATTACGGTGCGCCGGGCCATCTCGGACCTCGTCCAGGAGGGGGCATTGGTTCGGATCAAGGGTAAGGGGACCTTTGTCTCGCACGGACGCGTGCGCTCCACCCTGCACCTGGCGTCCTTCAACGAGGACATGCGGGCAGCCGGTTTCGAACCCGGCACCCGCGTCATCACCGCCCGGACCGCGGTTCCGCCGGGCCCGGCGGCCGAACATCTGCAGCTGGCGCCAGGGCGGGAGGCGTACCAGATCAGCAGGCTGCGCCTGGCCAACGGGACGCCCGTCAGTGTGGACGAATCATGGTTGCCGCCCCGGTTGCTGCCGGGCCTGCTCTCGGAAGACCTGACAGGATCCCTCTACCGGGTCCTCGCCGCCTTCGGGCACCCCGTGCAGCATGTCGAACAGACTGTAGAGGCGGCCGCAGCACCGGAGGTAACCGCCGCCCTACTGGACATCGCACCCGGGGCGCCCGTCCTGCTCTTCCACCGCCGCTCCTTCACCGGACCGGACGATCCGGGCATACCCATCGAATACTCCATCTCCACCTACCGCTCAGACCGGTACCAGGTCTCGATGCGCCTCGGGCTCGGGTAA